The Glycine soja cultivar W05 chromosome 15, ASM419377v2, whole genome shotgun sequence region gcttagaagtcaagattacctcagagaagctaTGAAATGAAAGATTGGGGAAATTTTCTCCACTGAATCCTTGAGGAGGATTCTAAGGATTCTGCTCCGATAACAACGTTCTTCTTGGTGTGGAGGTTCGACGACAAGCAATGGCGGCTCGTGGTGGTCAACAATGGTCATGGATGGTGGAGAAGgaggtgttagggtttgggtggcgTTTGGAGAGGAGGAGAGGAGGAGAGGGGGGAAAATTGTGTTTTTCACGCTAAAGAAAGTATTTATAATCTGCAGATCTCACTTAGCGAGCTCGTCTTGCTAAGCGGGAGTCCAATTTTTGTGCTTAGCGCGACAATTCATGCTGAGAGCAACTCCCTGTGCACTAATTATCGCTTAGCGTAATTccctctcgggttggaattATACTTAGCATGTTAATTCTCGCTCAGCGCAATTCCCTCTTAGGTTGGAATTACACTTAGCGCGCTCCTCGCACTTAGCAAGACATTCAAAGTTGCTATTTTCAAGATCCCAATGGTCAAACTATGGAGATTTGTCTTTGGAACCTCCAGCCAAAATTTGAAGACGATCCAACAATTAACGAATTCGGGATCGCGATTTTACtgaaataggtttaggtaaaatttgaaatctcataatttcaacttaactcaacaaaaatccacataactcaacattcacatcaagaaattcacataTGACTAATTCAATacatacctcaactcattcaagtcaaccatataatcaaataacacgataaatacaattaaacattgatttataattagtaatatttcagggtgttacaattgTGGAATTTATGGTttagtattttgttttattatgttgttaaaatttttaattggtatgtTATaggtattttgttattatttttatatgaagtaaacTCTTATAAGTCTGCATGTCGAGTCCATGAGTTACATCTATGGAGATCCCATAAGTCTATGTAGACTTTCAAGTTCAAGAACATTGTAAACAACACATAAACATGccattagattattttttacgAGAAAATGTAGgaatattattgtaattaatgtTTTGAGATTTAGTGAACATAAGAATCAATTTTGTGATCAGAGTAGTGAATGAGAACATTTCGAGACTCGCCTCGGATCCAAACTTCGCAAAAACATGGATGAACACCAATGTCATTTTATACTACCTTGTAAACAAcattatccttataattatcaaCAATGGGGTGATACCCTCGAACAACTCAAACCTAATGAAGCAAATGTTGTTAGTGATTTTGATCATGCAGAACATATTCAACACTACTTCTCTAGGCAACAATACCAAGGTCTCAACAATGCATTCCATAAAAGTTCACAAAGACTCTAAAACTTCGTTCTTTGCATGCTTTATGTCTTCCTTGTCACTTCATTGGTTTGATGGCTTCCGTCGTGGTTGTCGCCACTGCACCCAAACTCATCCATCTTGATCCCACTATAGTGGCTACTTCATGTTACCCGCCTTGGACAACATAGAGACATTAGggttttatttgtgttttttgtgGCAATTTGAGTTCATTATTGTGAAATAGAAAATATCTCTttagaagggggggttgaatagtgtgttggATAATTATGAAAGTTTGTCATAATGAgtgattttcttaaataaatatgccaaaaacaaagttttgagaGTATCGTCCAATGAATGAAAACACAACTTTGTTAAGAGAAACATAAATTATCATCTAATGCTAGTAAAATAGGTTTTCACAAAGATTTTCCAATGCAGACTTGTGTGACAAAGTGTGTCAAAATAAGCACAAGAGAATACAAGTCAAATAGTTGTAGAGAGGAGTAGAAACACTTAGGTTTATACTAGTTTACTCAAACTGAGCTACATCCAGATTTCTTATAAAGGGTTCTACTAATCAAAACATGATTACAAACAAGCATTATGACTTGCCACACTCGGCTACAATAGTATTCTCTAGGCCACTTTTGGTACACTTGTTAGGCTTCCCTTGAATCTAAGAACACCCAAATGTTGTTTAACCTTAAGTCACTCTTGGATTTTAGAAACAACATAGGTTTGAAATGAATACACAGATTCAAAACACTCAAAAAGTGTATAAGCACTTAAGCGCTAATACAATCAATTGACTTTTCAGAGAAAAGGATAATGATTTCAACAAAATGTTGTATCATCCAATGACTTGACAAAATCTCAGGACTTCAAATTCACTGGcttgtttttctcttcatttttttgtgTATTCATAGAAGTGCTTGAATCACCTTTTATAGACTTCAAAGAAGAGATTCGTTATGGGATTTGAGCCTTCCTTGATATGATTATTGTCTCACGGTTGGTGGCTTGTGCACTGTGTCACTTACTTGAGGTGAGAAAAGGAATAAAAGTACAGATGATTGCATGTCCACCTCTCTTCAACGATAATGACCTTTGAGAAATATTCTCTTCTGATTTCTTATTTACTCTTCTACTATGTCTTTACATACTTGAAATTCTAacattaacatttaaaataagagAGGCAAAGTGTAAGAGAGTTGGTACGAACACTTCTCTTTTTAGCTAACCTTAATCGAACAAGGTTGGACATCACTTATACTTAATATAAAATTCCTTGTGTGAGTTATTAAGTCCATTGGACATGTGTTTAAAGGCACAATGTATAGACTCTAGTTTTCACAAATGATTGAATGCTTGAAACAAGTTCTAGTTATGAATGAACGATAACTAATAAAAGCATAAGATAGAGAATCATTACTACATGTGctcataaaaataccaaaagtGCTAGGATCAAGTGGGGATTATGTTCAATTTGAATTGAGTTCCTAATTATTGTGTTGCTTATGGGATGAAATTGAGTTCCAATTTGAATTATTCAATTACGTTTCATTTTAACTTGGCACATTATATATGGGATTGGACATACAAGTGTTTTACAATGAAGTAAATTTTGACGGATTTTAACCACCACAAagagttataaaaatattagtgaaACTAGCGTTGTGACATTATTTAATGGCAAAAAATAATGCTAGGGACCAAAAGTGGTGATGGaagaaaatatacaaaaatgtttAATAATGATAACTAAATCataatttgtgtgtgtgtgtgtcagtgtgtgcgtgtgcgtgtgtgtgcACACATGGGtgtgcatgtgtgtgtgtgcgtgtgcgtGTGCGCGTgtataactaaattattttggacatggttaatataaataaagtaacaaatgattttgaattaatatgaaattttgcaCATATGATTTATGTGAAAGGAACCTTTCAATCCAACAATaagttttacaaaaatattatttagttaaaaattatagaatagTGTAATAATTGTCAAAGTTATACCagtgtaattatatatatatatatatatatatattatcataataTTATTCGATTCacctcaaatataaaataagacaaGACATAAACTATATGTGAGATTATCTAACATGTGCCCGGTATAAGAGTTTATCATTCTCTATCCTATTTTACTGCCGTCCAACTTCTTATAATTTATCTTGTTGGTATTTTGAAGTTTTGTAAAGTAATGAGACAAACCAGtagaataagattttttttattggattcttatagaaaataaaagtaccaACACATTTAACTAACCTAAAATTTATTAGATCCAaagtaaatttggagcaaaagACAAAGCTTTGCAACAGTGTTGCAAATAACATTCATAGTTATGTATTAATTTTCTCCATCCCAAAGGTCAACAATAAATTTTGTTGGTCCGATCTTGCTCAACTGATGCTGCTTCACCTGATCAATCTTTTCATTGTCATATTTGTTGAGTGACCAATCAAATATTTCCAAATTTTGCTTCATTCTTTCTTTGTTGTAGCTCTTAACGGCAATAGTAACTCCTAACTCATACAACCATCTAAGAGATACCTATTGCATCGAAGAGGACTACGTCAATGTTGGCTCAATACATAGATAAACATTTGTTAATAACAAACAACAGATACACTTATTATGTAATATTGAtgtacttctttttattttggttaaattaatatttttttcatttaatttattttttagttttaagttgGTCTTCTTATTATTAAGgttatattttacaaaattagcgAAAAGTTAACTGAAAACAAGAAAGTTAATTAGAAGCTAAAAGCTAGAAGATGAAAAGCTAACTTATATCTATTCGATAAAATTAGATGTTGAAATAGTTAAAAAGTGAgaaatgattgaaaaataataaaatcatgatctatttaaaaatgataactagaaaattagataaatatattgagaataaaaatgaaaaaaaaaatataaaaactacttACTAGAAGCTAATGTTTTAAGAAACACTATTccaaataatgttttaaaaaatgctagAAGCTACTAAACTAAATTGATTTATCGAACCGTTAAACAAACTATTTAGCTggtaaaaaaaagactaaaaatgaGCTGAAATATCTTGTCAAACATAACCTAAAAGATCCAATTAGGatctatcatttttaaaaaatgattgaattaactccttttatttttaaaagtttcaattaagtaatttattttttttaaatgggatCAATTTAGTCTCGTTTAAAAtcaacttttttcctttttttttaatttcaaggcaaatggaagaaaaaagaggaccagattaaacatattttaaaattaaatgaccttattaaatcttttaaaagtaaaacaacCTAAttgaactatttttaaaaattataggatctaataaaacattttaattataataagattAAATTGAACTAGCGgattaaaacttttatttattacgTAATTAGTGTTTATCATTATGCaccattaagttttttattaacTACGTATTCTTTCCTTTGTTGTGCATATGTAGTATCACCCATGTTTCTTCTTccaataaattaacaataaagTGTTTATTTCTGGAGCCATAGACATGTACAGTTTTGAATATTCCTCATGTTAAACTAAATTCTGTGATAGTTGATTGAAGAAGGAAGTTGAAGTAAGAAATCGATACCTGAGCTGAAGATTTGCCATGAGCCATTGCAATTTCCTTCAGCAATTCATTGTCCACAACATTATCGGAACCCCACATGCACCCCGTTGATCCTAAAGGAGAATATGCAGTTATGATTATACCTTTTACCTGACAGTATTCTTTCAACTTCTTTTGTTGCCAAGTAGGATTCATCTCAACCTTTTTGATGATATAAAGTGAGCAAAAGTGGGTTGATCAAGTTTAATTGGTCTAAATTGAAAGGTAAAAAATATATCCAATAGGAGTTTATGGGCTTACTTGATtgatagaaggaggaatagTAGCAAATGAGAGCAAATTTTCAAGTTTGTTGCAACTAAAATTGCTGACTCCAATGCATTTTGTAAGACCTAGCTTTTGGCATTCCTCCATTGCTTTCCATACACCCTTTAAGTCAAATGATGTTACGGCCTCTTCAGGataaggaaattcccaatctcCAGGCTTCACAGCAATGGGCCAGTGGATCAAAT contains the following coding sequences:
- the LOC114386452 gene encoding NAD(P)H-dependent 6'-deoxychalcone synthase-like, which translates into the protein MSSSNIPHVVLQSSSNHHRMPVIGFGTASMSPPSTTRVAVLEAIKLGYRHFDTASIYGSEQPLGEAIAEALQLGLIGSRDELFITSKLWCTDNFPHLVLPALQKTLRSLKLEYLDLYLIHWPIAVKPGDWEFPYPEEAVTSFDLKGVWKAMEECQKLGLTKCIGVSNFSCNKLENLLSFATIPPSINQVEMNPTWQQKKLKEYCQVKGIIITAYSPLGSTGCMWGSDNVVDNELLKEIAMAHGKSSAQVSLRWLYELGVTIAVKSYNKERMKQNLEIFDWSLNKYDNEKIDQVKQHQLSKIGPTKFIVDLWDGEN